The genomic region GGCTGGGGGGCTGGGGGCTGGGGGGGGTAAGCGTAAAGAAGTAGAGAGCAAGTACTTAGTAACCCAGAATCCCAGGGCCCCAGTAACCCAGTAACCCAGTATCCCAGTAACCCAGTATCCCAGAATCCCAGTATCCCAGAATCCCAGTATCCAGAATCCCAGTATCCAGTATCCCAGTAACCAGAATCCCAGTCCCTGCGTCATGATTTCCTGTATTTTCTCACATTTTGTTCAAGGATAGTGTAAACAGTATCATTATCGGCAGGGGTGATAAAATTCAAGGATGCACAAGTATCAAATGCAGGAAGGGTCAATCGGTTTAGGGAAGAAAGAAAACAAGCTCTTTTCCTGAATACTGCATTTTTGCTATTCACTTTAAATCCCGGATTGGTATATCCGCAAATATTCACCGTGCCGTTAAGGGTTGGCATGGGTTTATGAGAAATAAAAAATGGTTCAATAAGGAGGCTCTGCATAAGAGAGATGCCGTTGAGTTTTTCATCTGCAATTCGACTATCATTAATCACCACCATTTCTGTATCGGGAAACTTTTTCCTGTAAATCTGCAATCTGACCCATTCAAAATTATGATCCTGGCATGCGGCTTCCCCCAGAAAACAGACAGCTCTGGGATGAAAATAGGCAGTAAGCTCATATAGCCTGGAATATTTTCTCTCTATTGCCTGAATGGAAACGGAAGAAAGCTTTTTATTCGGTTCTTTTTCAACAACCTTTAAGTCGGCTATTAATAACGTATCTTCTTCAACCCAATATACGGCACGGTAGGGATGGAGTTCGAAGTGCTGGTGATTTAGCTGAATTTTCGCAATTCTCATAAATTAGGGTCTCATTACAAAATTACATCTTCTTCACGATAAAGGAGTTTAATTCCGTATGATTTATTAATTTTACTGAAAAGCGCAATAAAATGGAGAGAAGAGGTCCGTACAGACTTACAGAAGTAAACGATAAAACCAGCAGGAAGGCATTTTTAAAGCTACCTGTGAGTTTGTACAAGTCTGACAGACAATGGTCAAGGCCAATTGACAGTGACATTGAGAAGATATTTGATCCGGGGTTTAACAAAAAGTTCCGAAAAGGCAATGCCATCCGGTGGATATTGGAAGACAGGAACGGAGTAGTAGCAGGCAGGGTAGCGGCATTTTATGATGACAATTCTTTCAAGCAAAAGCATCCTACAGGCGGAATGGGATTTTTCGACTGCATCAACGACAAGGAAGCGGCAGAAATGCTATTTGATGCCTGTAAAAATTGGCTGGGTTCTCATGGGATGGAAGCAATGGACGGACCTGTAAACTTCGGTGAGCGCGACACGTTCTGGGGTTGTCTTGTTGAAGGATTTACAGAGCCTTTATACAATATGCCCTATAATTACCCATATTATCAAAGATTTTTTGAAGATTACGGATTTGAGTTATACTTCAGGCAGTTTACCTATCACCGGAAAATTGAACCGGAGGGAATGGCCGATATTGTGATTGAAAAAGGCAGGAGAATCCTGTCGAATCCTGATTATTCCTTTGAAATGATCCGGAAAAATAACTTTGAAAAGTATGCAAATGATTTCCTGGAAATATATAATCAGGCCTGGGGGAGGTTTCCCGGGGTAAGCAAAATGAAAAAATTCCAGGCCATGGCCCTGATGAAAGAAATTAAGCCCATTGCCGATGAACGGCTCATTTATTTTGGCTATCATCAGGGAGAACCGATAGCCTTTTTCATTATGCTCCCCGATATTTCACAAATCCTGAAAAAATTTCACGGGAAATTTCACCTTATCAACAAATTAAGACTTTTATACCTGCTGAAAGTCCGGAAAAAAGTTACGCGGATCATGGGCAAGATCTTTGGGGTTATACCCAGATTTCAGGGAAAAGGAGTAGAAGCCGGCCTGGTATTAGCCTTTGAAAAGGAAGCCTTTAAACCCGGCTTTCATTATACTGACCTGGAAATGAACTGGATAGGGGATTTTAACCCTACGATGATTAAAAATGTAGAACAAATAGGCGGGAAAATTTATAAAATACACCACACTTACAGGTATATGTTCGACCGGAGCATACCGGTAGAAAGGATGAGGAAATTACCCTGATATCGCAACCACTCAGGAAGTATAGAGGTATTTTTTGATTTTCATGGTGGGGGTTTTGTCAAAAGGAATTGGTTGTTCAATAACCAGGTTAAGCCTTGACAATTTATTTACTTCACTGTTAACATTTCTTTTTATTTCTTCCAGCACATCCTGGATATAGCTTTTAACATCCTGTTGCATTGTTTGTGCTGAAAGTTTCAGTTTGTTGTATGTATTTTCCACTTCTTCGTAGTTCAGGTGGATTTTTGCCACCAGTTTACCTTTCAGTTCATAAACAACTGATTCGAGTACCAGGTGATGACGGTTAATGACAGATTCGATATCTTCAGGATAGATATTTTCCCCGCTTGATCCAAGGATTACATTTTTGCTTCTGCCCCTAATAAAGAAATATCCTTTTTCGTCGACGTAAGCGAGGTCTCCGGTCCGGAACCAACCATCTTCCGTAAAGCTTTTGCGGGTCATTGCTTCATCCTTGTAGTATCCCATCATCACATTGTCGCCTTTTGCAAGGATCTCTCCTATCCCGGTTTCCGGGTTTATATTACCCAGTTTCAATTGTTGCCCAACCAAAGCTTTTCCTGTGGAACGGTATCGGGTTTCTTTAGGATCAGCACCTGCAAGTAAGGGTGCAGTTTCAGTAAGGCCATATCCGATTGCATAAGGGAAACGGGCTTCAAACAAGAATTTTTCAACCTCAGCATCAAGCAATGCACCACCAATGCCAAAGAAGTGAAGTTTACCGCCAAAGGTTTTCATGAGTTTACGGCCGGCAATCCTGTAAAACAGCTTTCTTAACAAAGCCACTTTAACAAGGTTTTTCATAATACCTTTTTTAAACTTCGGGGCAATCTTTGCCCGGTAAATTTTCTCAATGATCAGTGGCACACTGAGGATAATGGTAGGTCTGATCTTTTGTAAGGCAGGGACCAGAACACCTGCAACAGGTGGCCCATCGAGATAATATATTGCTGACCCGTGTGTCAATGGGAGCATAAAACCTATAGTACACTCATAAGTGTGGGACAAAGGTAAAAGCGACAACAGACGGTCTTCGGGATACAACATTTGAACATAAGATGAAGCAATCACGTTAGACATGATATTCTTATGAGAAAGCATAACACCCTTTGAAGAACCGGTAGTTCCTGATGTATATATAATTGCCGCAAGGTCATCCTCATGAACATTTCCAAGGATTAACTCCAGGTCAAGCCCGCTATTTACCGTAAAATCTTTTTCTGATTCCGGTTGTTTCCAGGACTTATCCTTGCTATTAATAAGAGAAAATGAAAAGATGTCATACAGAAAATCCAATCCTGCAATGTTCTCAAAATCCACATTCTGAACAAGTGAATCGGAAACAAAAACTAATTTTGCTTCAGAATGCCGGAGAATATTGGAAACTTCAACCTTGTTGAAATCCGGTAGGATCGGGACGACTACGGCACCCGTGAACACAGTGGCAAGGTATGAAATACCCCATTGCGGACAATTCCTGCTGAGAATGGCAACCTTATCGCCCTTCTGTATCCCGCTTTTCTTGAGTAGCAATGATAAACGGATAATTTCCTCAAGCATCTTACCGTAGGTGAAAGGTTCTCCATCCACGAAGGAGAGTGCCGGTCTGGCTGAATGATGCAAAGAACTGAGCTTTACCGCATCCCTTATATTTAATGGAATCATATAAATATCTATATGAAAATAAAGAAAACAAAGGTAGGGATAAATATCACCTACCTAACATCAAACAACAAAAAAATGAAAAAGTTCAAATTTTTTACGTTAATAATCAATGCCTTACAGTTGCTTTATTGCTTTGTACTTTATCTCCATTGCTTTGCTCAAACCACAGTGAATAAGTAAATGTTTTTCCTTTGGCTACATTTTCATCTAACCATTCGCAGGCTGATGCAGCCGGGATGTCTGCGATGGTAACAGCTTTCTTTCCTGATTCCGCTCTTTGGATGATTACTTTTTGAACATTTTCCGGATAACAAGGCGACCATTGAATAAGGAAACCTCCGCTCTTGCGTATGACCAATAGTTGTGGGGCCGGAATCATTTTTTCAGATGAAAACGCAATCGTTGTAGAGACTTTTTCACTTTTATTGCCAAAAACGTCTACGGTTTCTATTGCATATTCATATGTATTTCCTGCAACAACGGAAGTATCGTTGAAACGGTTCACCGGTACAGCCAATAATTCATCAGATAACAGGATAAATTCATTGACAGCAAGATTTTCCTTTGTTTCGGATGATTTTCTATATACCAGGAATCCCTGAATATTTGATGATGACGGAATACCCCAGGTAATCATGATAAATTTTCCATTCATTTGGCACTCCAGGGCATGAACAGCCGGAACAACTAATTCTCCGCCAGGTCTGATGGTCACATATTCTGAAAGTTCACTTTCCTGGTTACCAACACTTACTGCTGAAACAGCGTAATCATAAAATCCGGCAGGGTCAAGATTATCATCAGAATCATAAAAAACAGTAAAAGGGTTTTGGACTGGTAACAGACCGGAAATTAAAATCCATTTCATTTCTGTATGATTTCTTCTATAGACCAGGAAACCGCCGGTTTGATCATCGGAAGGAAGAAGATCCAGGGAGGGTTTCATATTGTTAACATAGGCACGGGCAATCTGTGGAGGAGAGGTAGGGATATCAGCTCTGAATATACCTGTAAACCTCGCAGAACGCGGTGAAAGCTCCCCATCATAGCCTAACAATTGGAAGTAATAGAAATAGGGTTTCATGGGTTCCACATTTGCATCCAGGAAGGAGCCATACCCCTGATTCAGGGTGGTAAGTTCACTGTAATCGCCGTCGTAAGAATCTGACCTAAAAATACGTATTGCATTAACCAGGGTATTTGTTTGCATGTTCCAGGAAAGTAGTATCCCTGGCGGATTTGAAGAAGAAGTGGCAGCCATGCTATCGGGCAGATTGACTTCCAGGAAAAAGTCGTAAGCTCCGGTTTTAACCTCTTCAGAATGGTTTCCGCGGTTACCGAAATAGTCGACCGGAACGATACGATAAGCGTAGAAATGATCTGCTTTTGCTCCCGGATCGAGTGTATATATCAAAGCCCTGTCATCTTCGGGGAAAAAAGTCACGGTGGCCTGAACCGGCCTGAATGGACCATCGATTGTTTCCCTGCGCTGAAGTTCGCACCAGGTAAGTTGCTTCGGGTTCTCCATTTCCCATGACAGTTCGAGGCCCCCAGATGTATAAGAAGCCTCTTTAAAGAATACTTTTCCGAATCCGGGTATTGCAGGAAATTGGGTTGGGGAATATTCAAATTCGTGCAGGACATTGTTGAATGCATCCGGATATTGGATTTTATAGCGGTACATTGTTTCCTTTACAGCGGTATTATCGAAGTAATACAAACCCAGGGCGAGTCTTACGGGCAGCCAGGAAATCCATTCCCAGGCTTGCTGAAGGCTATCTGTTTGCTGGACATAGTTCCAGATTACCTCTGCCGGCAGATCTTCACGATCTATAGGATAGGGCATTTCATTAATTGCCTTATCCAGGCGTTTCCTGAATTCATCAGAACCGGAGGGGGCTTTAACCTCCTGTAATAGTTTCCAATTATCGCTATTTGCCGTTGTTCTAAATACCCGGTATGCCACGATATCGTTCCAGGGTTTCGAAGGGCTAACCATTTCGGGGCCCAGGTAGACATAAACACCTTTTGAACCGCCAAAGGCTCCATCTTCTCCAGGTTGCTGGGCATAAATACCGGTAAGCCACAACAGGGCGGCTACAGTCAGGGATATTTTCAAAATGGGATATTTCATCATAACAAAATCTATTTTAATAAGTATGATGGAACTCACATGTTAATTATTTTACAATTGTTGTATTTGTGATTGTAAAACATGTGGGTTTCATAACATTATATCTTTTCAAATCAAACATTTTAATAACAAGCATCACCCAATGGTGTATCTGCACAAACTTCGAATCCGGAACGGTCAATAGTCACTTTAAGGTTAAAATCGGCACTTGCCGATTCAGAATGGGCACTACAGGAACAAACCCCGCAGCAACATTTACAGGAGGAGCAGTCGGATTTGCAGCATACACCGCCACCAACCTTGATCTTACCCGTCATATGGTTTGTCCAGTTTCCGGTCAGGCTCCAGTCGCCGTTGGAATAATAGTCGCCATCGATAGAGAAGGTAGATTTAAGACCAAGAGAACCTGCCACGCATCCAAAAAGTGCCGATACACCAGCCTCTGCATTCGCTTCACAGGTTAAGTTACTGCCGAAATGATAATGGTTAGCAGGACCGGAAAAGTTCATTCCCATATTCATTCCTGCATATACCCTTATTTTTAATTTTCCATGGGCTACAATCATATTAACATCAATATCAGGGATGGGCAGTCCGAAAGTGATCCTCCCGTCGGTATAAAAACCTTCTATACCATTTTGAATGGGATCAGGAACCTTCTGATGAAATGAATAGGTATTAAAAACATTGGAGATTGCAGGAGTTGCATGGATATTGGGATAGGAACCGAATAACATCGCCATTTTAGCCCCTTTAATGAGCGGGCTTTCTGAGACATCCAGGTGACCTCCGGCAACAAAGTACCAGCCATCCCCATCAATGAGTACTTCCGCCAGTCCTTCCGAAACTATCTTGTCCGATGACTCTCCTAATTTATTATCGACTGTTAAATTACCATAAAATCGTTTATTCGGAAAATCATATGTAAGTGTCAGATTTCCAAACGGAGTGGATATATTGTTTAACTGTACAGACTGACCACTGGCCACAATATCACCGATGATCTCTAACTCCAGCCTTCCATTCATGCCATTGGTGCCGGTGAGATCGCCGGAAAACAAGAAATTCGACCACTGGTTATTAATTACATGCATCTCACCCTGAGTATTAGTCAATTTCCGTTTCCCGGCTGCATCAATATTAAACTCATTATCGGTCATCAGAATTTCTGTTTTTGCCTTTTTATGCAGCAATTTAACATTCATGCTGTATTTCTGCGGTTCCGACAAGGTACCTGTTGCGATGAATCCATCCTGGGAAAACGCATTGGAACCCGAATTCAAATTCAATTGCACCCCATTGGTCAGGAAAGCAAGATTGAACGTTGTATGATTCATGCTTACCAGATTATTTGCACGTGTATAATTCAAGGTAATGCTTTGCAGAGGTATCTTAGGAATATTTACATCCAGTGATCCCGAAAAGCTTAGTTTATTCGGGGAAATCAAAATATTAGCGGGTTTGAATGTAGTTATCCCGGATAAAGTCACAGTATTTCCTGCAAGGTTAATATTTCCGGAGCCATCACTGGCCAGGATAATGGAATTAATGTTGATCCTGTCGTTGGGATCCATATAAAGCAAGGAGGGAATGTATCCGCAGGTTGTTTCCCCCTGCAAAGGTGATGCAACAAACCTCCAGTGTTTAGTCAGGTTATCGTAATAAAAGCTTTTGTTTCCGCTAAGGGTAACGTTTGTAATGTTTTCGAGGCTGATTTCATCAAGCTGGAAATTCCCACCTGTCAGTTTATCTTTTTGTCCCGACTGACCCGGAATGACTTTCAATATCGTAAATGGAATGCTCACCATATGTGTTTTAATGGTTCCGCTCCCAAAATACAATCCGCTTTGGTTCAGTCCCCAATTATCGGCAGTAAGCTTCCACTTTTCCAGATCAAAGGTACGCGATGTATTGCCATAGGCAGGGTGGACCTTTAATTTATCGATCTTCACTTCACCCAGGAAGATCTTTAGGTCGGCCGGTATGGTATTTTGCAGATCAGTATGAAGCACTCCCTTAAAGTAGGCTTCCTGGTTACGGATCACTGATTGGGTTTTCATACCTGTAACATCAAACCCATAAAGTTGTAATCCTATATCAGCACTTTTCCGGTTACACAGGGGAATATCCGTTCCTGAAAAAGAACTTCCATCAGCACTGAAAACATTAATATTCAGTGCTTTTCCCGATCCATCTGCAAGGTAAACCGAATCCTGAGTAAAAGATACTGCATTATCCAGGAAGCAATCCCCATGAAGCAGGACAACTTTAGCGGTTATCATACCTTTTCCGTTTTGGCCGGGGTCGGTAAGTCTCAGGGTCCGCGTAATGGCAGGAAAGGTATTGTTAACCAGGATCTCTCTTTTACCTGTCAGGGCAAAAGGAAGCCCCGAAGGTTTCATCAGCGGTTTGCCGGAGGGGCCGGTCTGACTGGGGTGCGGACTCACGCTAAGGTCAAAGAAAGCCACTGAATTATCTGTACCGGAAAGCGAAAAATGGTTATTCCCAGGAATATTAACAATGCGTCCGCTTATCTTCGCTCCAGTGCCTGCTTTGATCAGAGTATCGACTTCCACCTCAAAACCGAGAAGGCTTGTAAGATCCATAGTTTGATCGCTACCCAGTTCAAAATCCAGGCCAGTCTTACCGGAAGCAGGAACCTCAACGTTATCAACAGCCTGGCTGATATAGCCCGGTTTTGAGGCTATAAAACGAAAACCATTTCCGATTGGAATATTGGTGAGTTTATAGAAACCCTGGGCATCGGTTTTAGCCGATATCACTTTCCCGCCTTGCTGATCCAGCCTAACGGTAGCACTCTCAACAGGCTGGCCCTCAAAACGAACATATCCTGAAACAAAGGACGCTTTGGTCAGATATACGGTAATATTGTTGTAATTTTTACTAAACTGGGCATTGAAAACAGGATACGACAGGTCCTGATAATACTTACCTTCCGGGCCTTCCACTTCGATAGTAAACTGGTCGTTCTGGGGATTACCTCCAAACTCAAACCTGGCTTTTCCCTGGTTATCGGTTTGTTTATCGGTTGTCCGGTTTTTAATCCTTACCGTTGCCTCCGGAATAACAGGATGAGCTGCCGCATTAAAGAACATACCAGGGACAGGCTGGGGTCCTTCCCTGACAAGTACTTCCACGCGATGTTGTTTTTTCTTCAGGACAATGGGATCGGGCTGCATGGTTTGTTCACCTTTCATCACCTGAATACCATAGGATTCGGAGAAGTAAGCATCACCACCCTCGACAACGAGTTGCTGGTATCCCAGGGGTGACCGCAGTGTGAAACCGGCAGGAAACCACTGGTTTGTCTGCATATTGATGGCCATGGGATTTGCCTGGACTCCTTCACCGTTAACAAAATACACATAGGCAGAAATACCACCGCCCTGTTCATCGGTTATCTTACCTTTTACAATACCGGGAAGTTGCAATACCAGATCCCGCATTTTTGCCTGTTGTCCCATTTTCAGGGTAGCACCGTCAAGAACGGTTTCCTTATCTTCTTCATAGCCTTGCTTTGATGCTTTCACCACACGGGGCATAGGTTTCAGGTTACCGGAGCCATCAGCGGCAACAACAATATCCTTGAACATATATTTTCCACCGTTGGCAGTAATTTTTTCCTGTTCCACGATGGGAAACAACAGTGCCAGATTTAGCAACTCAACCTTAGCGCCATCAAGCGGCTGCAAGCTTTGTCCACCTTTTAAAACATTCCCAAAAACCCTCGGAGGCTTTGGCATAAGGCTTAAAGTAGTAGAATATTCTTCATATTCATATCCTCCTGAAAACACCTGATAGTCACCGGTATAAAACATATTGTTTTCCTGGAGTATCTGTTTAACACCGGTTACAACCAGGAAGCTCTCGAAATACATAGAAGAGTTTTTATCCGATTCAGCATAGAGGTAATAGCTTCCCGGGTTGAGACCTTTTGCTTTAAGCAAGGCTTTGAAGTTGCATTTTCCGTTTTCGTCAGTTATGCCGGCTGCAACGAGCTTTTTAAAGGGGAATGAGGGTGCTTCAAGGTTCATATCCGGTATTCCTTCGGTTTCCGGCTTTCCGTTCGACTGAAAATTACTACGATAGAGGAATACATTTATTCCTGCAAGATTTTCACCCATATTCTGAAAGAACTGTTCCATACCCGGTCCCGTAACAACCGGATCGATGGTAACATTGATGCCATAATCGCGGGCAAACGTGACGAGGGAAACATTATCCAGTGAACCGTTAGGTTCTACGATGAGGTCTTTTTCCGGACTCAGCATATATGGATTTTCGACGATAACCCGGATCACACGGATAAGGCTTCCGAAGTAAGTCCTGGCACCAACATCCCCATATCCGATCTTTACATTCAGGTCCCGGGTAACCAATCCCAGGGAATCAGGCAGGAGGAATACCGTCTCAAACCGGCCTTGATCGTCTGTAAGGGTTGTGGATAAAACCCTTCCGGGTTCTATTGTAAGGTATTCCTGTGGTATGTTGCTTTGAGAAATATCCCCGGAAGTAAGGAGGATTTTTTTATTTTGGTTGATATCTTCCAGGATGTACTGTACAGTAAAGGTGAGATTGGTATTTTTCAGGGGGTTTCCCTGCAAATCAATAATATTATGATGGAAATATTTGATTTTACCGGAGATGGAAGCCGGGGCAAAGAGCAAACCGGGAAACACATTCGGAGAGACAAGGTATAGATTTCCGGCAATGTTAAGCCCTGGATCGATGAAAGCTATGCCTTCCTTGCCGAATCTAAATGAGCAAACTTCGCTTTGTCCGCTGTTTTTAAATCGAGTGGCAGATTCAGGATCAGAGGCGATGATCATAAAGGCGTAATGTTGACCTTTTTCCAGGATGGGTTGCCCGGGGCCATAGAAAAACGAAGTAGACTGGACTGTTTCTTCGAAGAAAGCCGGATCGGTGGCACCT from Bacteroidota bacterium harbors:
- a CDS encoding AMP-binding protein, translated to MIPLNIRDAVKLSSLHHSARPALSFVDGEPFTYGKMLEEIIRLSLLLKKSGIQKGDKVAILSRNCPQWGISYLATVFTGAVVVPILPDFNKVEVSNILRHSEAKLVFVSDSLVQNVDFENIAGLDFLYDIFSFSLINSKDKSWKQPESEKDFTVNSGLDLELILGNVHEDDLAAIIYTSGTTGSSKGVMLSHKNIMSNVIASSYVQMLYPEDRLLSLLPLSHTYECTIGFMLPLTHGSAIYYLDGPPVAGVLVPALQKIRPTIILSVPLIIEKIYRAKIAPKFKKGIMKNLVKVALLRKLFYRIAGRKLMKTFGGKLHFFGIGGALLDAEVEKFLFEARFPYAIGYGLTETAPLLAGADPKETRYRSTGKALVGQQLKLGNINPETGIGEILAKGDNVMMGYYKDEAMTRKSFTEDGWFRTGDLAYVDEKGYFFIRGRSKNVILGSSGENIYPEDIESVINRHHLVLESVVYELKGKLVAKIHLNYEEVENTYNKLKLSAQTMQQDVKSYIQDVLEEIKRNVNSEVNKLSRLNLVIEQPIPFDKTPTMKIKKYLYTS
- a CDS encoding carboxypeptidase regulatory-like domain-containing protein; the protein is MHINFNKSWNTGWLIIMVAVLLAAMPSKTGFSQVSVTTVITPPFDKPLDELANQTVLTLVAVDYMGNIYLTMKIEGDNGIMIKTPEGMQTEYFALESSVPLTLTGSDLDDVFSTGKLSFTGITATEAYSTGLPAGNYSICFRAWSAFGDPVSPETGGCTSFTILPPPVNITLSTQVTPPYPWFLDELADKTMVTLFSTGNQQVMLSMHLSGNNGVDIRTKQGFNPGEYIDLTANVPHIATGMDLYPYFQAGALVFSGISGKEVINRGLPEGRYKLCFRAMDTDGEELTPPEPSGCSQTFEIRDLDPPSIIGPVCGSTIPYADVPTFLFNWTPSPGAPAWTEYTLKIAEMPDPDMNPAEAMAGATDPAFFEETVQSTSFFYGPGQPILEKGQHYAFMIIASDPESATRFKNSGQSEVCSFRFGKEGIAFIDPGLNIAGNLYLVSPNVFPGLLFAPASISGKIKYFHHNIIDLQGNPLKNTNLTFTVQYILEDINQNKKILLTSGDISQSNIPQEYLTIEPGRVLSTTLTDDQGRFETVFLLPDSLGLVTRDLNVKIGYGDVGARTYFGSLIRVIRVIVENPYMLSPEKDLIVEPNGSLDNVSLVTFARDYGINVTIDPVVTGPGMEQFFQNMGENLAGINVFLYRSNFQSNGKPETEGIPDMNLEAPSFPFKKLVAAGITDENGKCNFKALLKAKGLNPGSYYLYAESDKNSSMYFESFLVVTGVKQILQENNMFYTGDYQVFSGGYEYEEYSTTLSLMPKPPRVFGNVLKGGQSLQPLDGAKVELLNLALLFPIVEQEKITANGGKYMFKDIVVAADGSGNLKPMPRVVKASKQGYEEDKETVLDGATLKMGQQAKMRDLVLQLPGIVKGKITDEQGGGISAYVYFVNGEGVQANPMAINMQTNQWFPAGFTLRSPLGYQQLVVEGGDAYFSESYGIQVMKGEQTMQPDPIVLKKKQHRVEVLVREGPQPVPGMFFNAAAHPVIPEATVRIKNRTTDKQTDNQGKARFEFGGNPQNDQFTIEVEGPEGKYYQDLSYPVFNAQFSKNYNNITVYLTKASFVSGYVRFEGQPVESATVRLDQQGGKVISAKTDAQGFYKLTNIPIGNGFRFIASKPGYISQAVDNVEVPASGKTGLDFELGSDQTMDLTSLLGFEVEVDTLIKAGTGAKISGRIVNIPGNNHFSLSGTDNSVAFFDLSVSPHPSQTGPSGKPLMKPSGLPFALTGKREILVNNTFPAITRTLRLTDPGQNGKGMITAKVVLLHGDCFLDNAVSFTQDSVYLADGSGKALNINVFSADGSSFSGTDIPLCNRKSADIGLQLYGFDVTGMKTQSVIRNQEAYFKGVLHTDLQNTIPADLKIFLGEVKIDKLKVHPAYGNTSRTFDLEKWKLTADNWGLNQSGLYFGSGTIKTHMVSIPFTILKVIPGQSGQKDKLTGGNFQLDEISLENITNVTLSGNKSFYYDNLTKHWRFVASPLQGETTCGYIPSLLYMDPNDRININSIILASDGSGNINLAGNTVTLSGITTFKPANILISPNKLSFSGSLDVNIPKIPLQSITLNYTRANNLVSMNHTTFNLAFLTNGVQLNLNSGSNAFSQDGFIATGTLSEPQKYSMNVKLLHKKAKTEILMTDNEFNIDAAGKRKLTNTQGEMHVINNQWSNFLFSGDLTGTNGMNGRLELEIIGDIVASGQSVQLNNISTPFGNLTLTYDFPNKRFYGNLTVDNKLGESSDKIVSEGLAEVLIDGDGWYFVAGGHLDVSESPLIKGAKMAMLFGSYPNIHATPAISNVFNTYSFHQKVPDPIQNGIEGFYTDGRITFGLPIPDIDVNMIVAHGKLKIRVYAGMNMGMNFSGPANHYHFGSNLTCEANAEAGVSALFGCVAGSLGLKSTFSIDGDYYSNGDWSLTGNWTNHMTGKIKVGGGVCCKSDCSSCKCCCGVCSCSAHSESASADFNLKVTIDRSGFEVCADTPLGDACY